CAAGGGCAAGCAGAAGCTGCTCGACATCGTCCAGTCGATCATTCCGAAGTCGGTGACGTGCATCTATATCCGCCAGCCCGAAGCGCTGGGGCTGGGGCACGCGGTGCTGTGCGCCGAGCCGGTGGTCGGCGACGAGCCGTTCGCGGTCATCCTTGCCGACGATCTGATCGACGGCGGCACGACGTCGGAAATGGCGCGCATGGTCGAAGTCTTCGGCGATACGCACTGCGCGGTGCTCGGCGTCGAAGAGGTGCCGCAGGAGGAAACCAGCTCGTACGGCATCGTCGCGGTCGACGGCACCAACGGCCGGCTGCGCATCAACAACATCGTCGAAAAACCCAAGCCCGAAGAAGCGCCGTCGAATCTCGCCGTCGTCGGCCGCTACATCCTGACGCCGCGCATTTTCCACCACCTGCAGCACGTGCAGCCGGGCAAGGGTGGCGAGATCCAGCTCACCGACGGCATCTTCGCGCTGATGCAGGAGCAGCACATCCTTGCGCACAAGCTCAAGGGTACGCGTTACGACTGCGGCTCCAAGCTCGGCTACCTGAAGGCGACGCTGGCTTACGGCCTCAAGCACCCCGAGGTCGGCGGCGAG
This window of the Jeongeupia sp. USM3 genome carries:
- the galU gene encoding UTP--glucose-1-phosphate uridylyltransferase GalU, which codes for MQKIRKAVFPVAGMGTRFLPATKASPKEMMPVVDKPLIQYAVEEALDAGITEMVFITGRNKRNIEDHFDKAYELESELEAKGKQKLLDIVQSIIPKSVTCIYIRQPEALGLGHAVLCAEPVVGDEPFAVILADDLIDGGTTSEMARMVEVFGDTHCAVLGVEEVPQEETSSYGIVAVDGTNGRLRINNIVEKPKPEEAPSNLAVVGRYILTPRIFHHLQHVQPGKGGEIQLTDGIFALMQEQHILAHKLKGTRYDCGSKLGYLKATLAYGLKHPEVGGEFAEYLSRFTLPRG